Genomic window (Pseudopipra pipra isolate bDixPip1 chromosome 7, bDixPip1.hap1, whole genome shotgun sequence):
aggaagccatgaagccagagagagacacagagcagagaccccccagggtgcccaagctggcctggctgaaggagggggaggaggaaggccctggagctgccccatcccagcagcctgaggaggtggagcagtcccagcccctgcaggagggtgagtggcacagctgggccccagggctggtggctgcagccagatGAGCCTCTTGCCATCGCATCCCTTGTGGACAGGGCcaaggaaagggagggggaaggagggctcGGGGCTGATCCCCCGGCAGCTCCATGCACTGGCCATCCCGGGGCCGGCCCTGCCCGTGGagcgcagggctgggccgtgttcTGCGGCCTGTcccgcagcccctcagctctgaccgcgctcgctctttgccagatcaAGGACGGGACCGTACACAGGAGCAAGACCGCGCCCGGGGCCGcttctgcagggcagcacaggtacctgcagccacggcctcctgggctgggcctgctgtccctgctcagcctggcgCCGCTGTCAGAGTTCTCCAGGGCACATCCctctcttcctgcctttctcctgcagaTGGTTTGCCAATTCAGCAGGTGCATTTGGAGGGAAGAGACCATCGCCATGGGTGCTGGGGGCATGGCAAGCTCTGACCTCTGCAATGCCGagaccagcgctgccctgctggatttgcttgtgGAGAATGGTGTCTCCAGTGCCGAgaaagtaagcagcctgtggccagggctccagccctgcaagGATTGTGCGGGCCCTCACGCCGGCtctgctgggccccctcagcctttgaggccagCCCagagtggtgggaagggaagcgCTTGTCGGGGGAAGCCGGGCAAGttgctggctctggcagctctccaagtCTGCCCCGTGCCCCCTGCAGGTGCCAGCCTTCGTCAGGTACATCCACCGGTGGCTCACGGCCAATGTGTGTGCTGAGCGCAGACTGGACAGGACTCTTCTGGCTCTGGTCGAGGCGCACCCCGTGGATGTGGTGGTGACTCTGCTGCGCTCTGCCCCATGCTGTGACAGGTATGGGgcccctctgcctccagggCTCACCAGCCCATCATCCTGTAGAGCCCATCCCAGGTGTCCCTCAGGCCCAGAGTTCCAAGGAGCCTCTAGCATGCCAGCCACGGATCCTGCTCCCATGTGCCCTCCTTGCTCCTCAGGGTGCTGTGGCTCTGTCAGCTGGGAGCGGGAAGTGCCCAGGCCGTGGCACTGTGGTTGAGAGCCCGCTGACACAGAGCTTTGACCCCgcagagctgctgtgagcaTGTGGAGAGCAATCATCTCCTTGAGAACTACTGCAGAGTCGGTGCTGACGATCCTTGCCCTCGTCCTGGGAAGCTGGCCAGCCTGCAGCATGCGCACCTCGGATGGGGACGAAGCGGAagtctttgccctggctgtgagtttctggAACCGGCCTTTGCTCAGCGCCACGTCACCTCTCCGGCAGCTCTTCATCCTCCCCCAGCGCtgcatctccctgcctcaggCACTGGGCTGGCAAGCTGGCttaggggcaggttcaggggcaccaggccggctgctcctgctgtgtctcccctggcctctccctgccacgctcGGGCCCTGCCCCATGGATGTCCGGGCACTGAGCGCTGTCTCCGGCTGGTTTCCTTTTTGCAGGCAACCGTGGCACTCTGGAAGATCCTccatctgctctgctgcacacgGGCAGTGAGGGAGTGTTTCCCCAACCTCTTTGTGCATCTGCTCTTCCAAGTGTTCTTCAGCACAGTGCAGATGCCGGAGGAGGTTGACACCCTGTGGAGGGAGTGCCGGAAGCAACACAGCCTTCCCACCAagcccaacaggtgctccatcccactcctcctgtccctgccacgcCTTCGGGGCTGGCCAGGGCTCCCAGCATGACCTGGGCTTTGCTCTGCACGCAGGTTTGCAGTGCTGACCCTCAAAGCCCTGCTGCACCGTCTGCGCTGCGAGAGCGTGGTGGTGGCACTGGAGcgcaagtgtggctgggacacGCTCCTCAACGCCGACACCCACCACTAcgcagtgggtctgctggccaggtgagaccCCCTTGTCCCCGCTGCCCCTGTCATTTCTGCCCTCTGCACAGGGCACCCCACGCAGTGCCCGTGGGTCGTGGGCCGGAGGGCCTTGTCACCCAGGGATGGCCGAGCAGTGTGGcaaaggctgggagaggtgggtgcacaggaggagccgcctgccagagtgccctggtcccctgccggggtgctggggAAAGACCAGGCCTCTGGGAGTGAGTCCCAGGAGAGGTTTGCCCAGCCAGCTCAGGCATGACAGTTCTTGtttccctcctgccagggagaTGGGCTCTTTCTGCACCCCCTGGTGTTGCAGCATTGTGTGctgcctcctggagctgctcagcgAGGAGATGTGTCCCTGGGAGCTCCCTGCCATGGTGTTCCttgtggaggtgagcctgatggcgagcgctgcctggccGAGCTGCCTCCACCTCTCTGGCCTTGTGCAGCCGCATCTGCGGGGGAAGCCCAGTGAAGGGagctggggcgggggggggggctccaCTGTGTGCCCTTGGCCCCTTGCTGCTGGGGTGACACTTGTCcccagctgtgttttgggtccttctgctgccagcactcGCACTTCCCTCATGGCTCCTCAAGGCCAAGGAATGCCAGGGCTGGGTGGCACAGAGGAGCGGGCGAGTGGCCTGCGCAGGGCAGGGAGCccaggggctctgcagagccactgctgcttttgggcaGGGCTGCCCGGGACGGTGCcgcaccctgtgctgctgcctgggcccagccctgtgcGGGTGCGGGCTGCTGCCGGCCGGGCAGCCCGTCACCGCTCCGTGCCTTTCAGGCCCTGGTCTACCTGGACGTGAGGGAGTGCGGCGAAAGCGTCCTGCAGATNNNNNNNNNNNNNNNNNNNNNNNNNNNNNNNNNNNNNNNNNNNNNNNNNNNNNNNNNNNNNNNNNNNNNNNNNNNNNNNNNNNNNNNNNNNNNNNNNNNNNNNNNNNNNNNNNNNNNNNNNNNNNNNNNNNNNNNNNNNNNNNNNNNNNNNNNNNNNNNNNNNNNNNNNNNNNNNNNNNNNNNNNNNNNNNNNNNNNNNNGGCACGACCGCTGGTGCTGCCTGAAGAAGGCACCTGCCGAGAAAAAGAACTGTTGCAAATAGGGCAACAGGAGCTGAGGCAGGTGCGGGAAGAAGCACAAATGGCTAAGCACCTGCCTGGGATCGATACTATGGGACACTGTTACCGAGAGAAGACTAATACAGGAAAAGACTGCTTTATTGTTACCAGGGTTTACCAAAGAACTTGTTCAGACAGTTTTCTTCTAAGTTTTTCCAATTTCAATGTATTTTCCTCTCACGGATATCCCCATTTTTCCTATTGGTTCCCATCTGCTGCATTGCAGATtgtatcgggacgaagttgggatgttactTTTTGGTCTATGTTTGGccctagccacctgcagttagtttatgctttctcctgccaagtcttctgataaagcagtgaacttggccttggagggagagcttctgtgtaaactgttttaattggtctgttgtgattggtcaattgctcgtcaggggcagttggaggacaaagtgatgaggagggtgatgaagtaagccccAGCCTCAATTGGGAAGACCCCCCCCCAATCACTGCGCCTGTGTGGGGGACTTTCCAAAGTGCTCACGCATgtgcaggaggggtgcacttacataaccaagggggtggggttcagagccctgacggggcagtgctggccacacctctccggggcaggtgctctcaaaaaactttataaaaagcagagacgcttcttgggggcgcggctcttcacgatggaccaagttgctttcagctgggacgcctgcttgaagtgggagcctgccaccccccgTGAACCCGCAGGTGCTGCAGAGAgatttcattattggttaggatgggtaagacttgtttacaggtgataccttggtgagtatggggggaagccttcttcctagggtcttttatgcactttttcctccgccccaatccttttccctcaggcgcctgttttgttttctccctttttccttgtttgccaccttttcctaataaatagctattatttttgccaactagcaacggtgtttggtttattcacgttccagaatctctcgaacctgtgttttttcccttgatttagtcccttccctgttacacaGATACTCTCCCCGTTGGCTCCTGCTGATTCCATGtgccctccttccttccctggttGGCTGTTTCCCATGTCAGTCCCATGCTCCGCCCTTTTTTCCAGCACCTTCCTCACCCTCCCCTATAGAAGTCCAAGCCCTGCTTCAATAAAGTTGTGACAGCACGGTGATAGCTCCACTGCGTGACAGTGTGTGTTTCCATCCTCTACTTCGCTCGAACCCACTTGCTGTCGCagtccctctcccagcccagactgcagcagctgccagccagggccaggggcaggggcagggccgTGGGCCAGCCCGGGCCCCTGCGGCTGCCCAGCCCACGGGGCTGTGTCCCAGAGCCCGCcgagccagagctctgggcccGCGGaggtgctgccagcacagggagggcgCAGGGCTCCTCGGGCAGGGCTGCACCGTCGCTGCTGCCCAAGCCACAGACAAGAGCAGCAGGCtgtgcacaggagcagcagcagccacaacGCCTGGGCCTCCTCGGGAGTCGTCCCCCgggggcacagctctttgggcaggagaggggcaccagccctgccaggacTGGGGGCGGTGACAGGTCTCCTTGGGTAAGGACTTGCCAGAACTGCTGATTTTGGCGCAGCCCTGGCCaatggggtgggagcagcattGGTGCCCTTGTGTCATAGGTTTGAAAGGAGATGTGGGAATTTTTTCCCTAGGGTACCTTGTCCTCGCCCCGCAGTCTGTTTCttctgggatggggggagtcggggatggggtgggggcagaACGGAGCCGCAGGCGCTGGGCAGCGCGGGagcggggagagggggaggtCTCCCGGGGAAGCACGGTTGCCACAGGCATGGCTGGGAGTCTGTCGTTTGGGGGGTTTCTTTGGGTTTGGTGTGCACCGGACAGAGCGGGGAGTCCGGTTTTGGCTGCctgcttttgctttgcctgAGAGGAAGTTTCTTTTCCCCACGGGACCCCTTGTGGAGAACAACTGAGAGAAAGAGAGCAAGCCATCTCAGAGCAAGGTATTCTGCTTTCAGACGGCCTGTGGgagaaaggactttttttttttccttttcagtgctGGCTGCGAGCACAGGTGGCTGCGAGCAGCTGTTGGACTGCCAAAACAGTCCTGCCTTCCCACCCCACTCCCCAGGTTGCTGCGGGTTTCCCCCCTCCACCTGGGGAATTGGgactttgctttgtttcttccGAAAGGttttgattgcaccatttgttgtttattcagatttggttaataaaaagctgtttcttttccttttccacacttccacctgaagtttcttGATTTCTACGTTGCAATCGTGTTAAACTAAGACACCTTGCCCTCACATTCCttctgtgtgtcacagccccgTGTTCGGGAGGGCCACCAGCCggcacttctcccaaggagcCCGTGCCAGCTCGTGTGGAGGCCCCGTGGCCTTCCCGCTGCGGCTGCCTCGGCAGCCGAGGGGGCTCcttctgctgccctgggcaggcacagcaggggaGGGTTTGCTTAGTTTTTCAGCTGTGCCTAAAGTTCGTGTCCAGCTGTCTTGGATGCTTTGGAGAACGGACTCCTTCCCGCCTGGGGCAGGTTGGCCGGGCTAGGGGAGGCCCCAGGGCACGTGGCAGGGTgtcacagggccctttgtgacacggtGGGGTGGCACGGGGCAGGGTgtcacagggccctttgtgacacgggATGACTTAGTAGTGGTGGTGAGGTGGCCACGCCTCAGTGCTCCTCGGAGCGTGCGACGGGACAgacgggacagagcggtgctgtgcggagcccccgTGCAGCCAACTCGTTCTTTTCTGATCCGGAGCGTTTTGGTGGCGTTTTTGTGCTGCGAGTGCCCTCGAGGCCAGACCGCGGGACTTGGTGACACGGAGCTTTTGCGAGGTGTCTCCAGTCCCTGCGGCAGCTGCCCTTGAGGCCGCACTGCAGGACTTGCGTTTTGTAGACTTTTCTATCTTTCAGGTGCTCTCGAGGCCAGACCGCGGGACTTGGTGACCCGGAGCTTCGGCGAGGAGTCTCCAGGCCCTGCGGCAGGTGCCCTCGAGGCCATTCTCTGGGGCTTCGTGCCCCAGAGCTTTTCCCTGCCATCTCCAATCCCTGCGGCGGCTGCCCTTGAGGCCGCACTGCAGGACTTGCCTTTTGTaggcttttctgtctttcaggtgccctcgaggccagACCGCAGGACTTGGTGACCCGGAGCTTCGGCGAGGAGTCTCCAGGCCCTGCGGCAGGTGCCCTCGAGGCCGTTCTCTGGGGCTTCGTGCCCTGGAGCTTTTCCCTAGCgtctccaatccctgcggcGGCTGCCCTTGAGGCCCGACTGTAGGATGGCGGAGAGACGCTTCAGCCTGTGCAGGTTTctcaggaagaagaagaaggaaggccCTGAGactgcccctgcacagcagcctgaggaggtggagcagccccagcccctgcaggagggtgagtggcagagctgggccaacagctggtggctgcagccggCTGGgcctcttcccatcccatcccctcccatcccatcccctgtgGACGTGgccaggaaaagggaggggggaggagggccTGGGGCTGAtccctggcagctccatgcACTGGCCATCCCGGGGCcggccctgcctgtggagcacagggctgggccgtgttcTCCGGCCTGTcccgcagcccctcagctctgaccgcgctcgctctttgccagatccagGACAGGACCAGACACAAGAACAGgaccgtgcccgtggccgcttccgcagggcagcacaggtacctgcagccacggcctcctgggctgggcctgctgccactgctcagcctggcaccACTGTCGGAGCTCTCCATGGCACATCCCgctcttccctgccctttgttttcctgtaggCCGTTCGGAAATTCGTGGGCATTCGGCGTCCAAAGACCAGGATCGCACCAGGCGAGGTcatggcacagcctgaccccacGCCCAGTGAGCTCACGGCCAAGGCTGACAGCGCAACGTCCGAGGGCGAGGCAGACACTGACATCGCAGCCGCTCAGTGCCCGCCCAGTGCTCCTGGTCTGGACATTCCTGGGGAGAGAGTTGTCTCTGTggaagtaagcagcctgtgggtAGGGATTGTGTGGCCCCTCAAGCCAGGtctgctgggccccctcagcctttgaggccagCACAGtatggtgggaagggaagcacttcttgggggcaactgggaaaattgctccctctggcagctctccaactccCCCCTGGCCCCTCCAGGCCAGACTTTGGAACTTGATGAGCCGCAGTGTTCCCAAACCTGCCGTGTTGCAGGTGCCTTCAAGGCACTTGTGCAGGACTTGGTGAGCCAGAGCTTTTCCgtgccatctctcctgcaggaagccatgaagccagagagagacacagagcagagaccccccagggtgcccaagctggcctggctgaaggagggggaggaggaaggccctggagctgccccagcccagcagcctgaggaggtggagcagtcccagcccctgcaggagggtgagtggcacagctgggccccagggctggtggctgcagccagatGAGCCTCTTGCCATCGCATCCCTTGTGGACAGGGCcaaggaaagggagggggaaggagggctcGGGGCTGATCCCCCGGCAGCTCCATGCACTGGCCATCCCGGGGCcggccctgcctgtggagcgcagggctgggccgtgttcTGCGGCCTGTcccgcagcccctcagctctgaccgcgctcgctctttgccagatccagGACGGGACCGGACACAGGAGCAGGACCGCGCCCGGGGCCGcttctgcagggcagcacaggtacctgcagccacggcctcctgggctgggcctgctgtccctgctcagcctggcgCCGCTGTCAGAGTTCTCCAGGGCACATCCctctcttcctgcctttctcctgcagaTGGTTTGCCAATTCAGCAGGTGCATTTGGAGGGAAGAGACCATCGCCATGGGTGCTGGGGGCATGGCAAGCTCTGACCTCTGCAATGCCGagaccagcgctgccctgctggatttgcttgtgGAGAATGGTGTCTCCAGTGCCGAgaaagtaagcagcctgtggccagggctccagccctgcaagGATTGTGCGGGCCCTCACGCCGGCtctgctgggccccctcagcctttgaggccagCCCagagtggtgggaagggaagcgCTTGTCGGGGGAAGCCGGGCAAGttgctggctctggcagctctccaagtCTGCCCCGTGCCCCCTGCAGGTGCCAGCCTTCGTCAGGTACATCCACCGGTGGTTCACGGCCAATGTGTGTGCTGAGCGCAGACTGGACAGGACTCTTCTGGCTCTGGTCGAGGCGCACCCCGTGGATGTGGTGGTGACTCTGCTGCGCTCTGCCCCATGCTGTGACAGGTATGGGgcccctctgcctccagggCTCACCAGCCCATCATCCTGTAGAGCCCATCCCAGGTGTCCCTCAGGCCCAGAGTTCCAAGGAGCCTCTAGCATGCCAGCCACGGATCCTGCTCCCATGTGCCCTCCTTGCTCCTCAGGGTGCTGTGGCTCTGTCAGCTGGGAGCGGGAAGTGCCCAGGCCGTGGCACTGTGGTTGAGAGCCCGCTGACACAGAGCTTTGACCCCgcagagctgctgtgagcaTGTGGAGAGCAATCATCTCCTTGAGAACTACTGCAGAGTCGGTGCTGACGATCCTTGCCCTCGTCCTGGGAAGCTGGCCAGCCTGCAGCATGCGCACCTCGGATGGGGACGAAGCGGAagtctttgccctggctgtgagtttctggAACCGGCCTTTGCTCAGCGCCACGTCACCTCTCCGGCAGCTCTTCATCCTCCCCCAGCGCtgcatctccctgcctcaggCACTGGGCTGGCAAGCTGGCttaggggcaggttcaggggcaccaggccggctgctcctgctgtgtctcccctggcctctccctgccacgctcGGGCCCTGCCCCATGGATGTCCGGGCACTGAGCGCTGTCTCCGGCTGGTTTCCTTTTTGCAGGCAACCGTGGCACTCTGGAAGATCCTccatctgctctgctgcacacgGGCAGTGAGGGAGTGTTTCCCCAACCTCTTTGTGCATCTGCTCTTCCAAGTGTTCTTCAGCACAGTGCAGATGCCGGAGGAGGTTGACACCCTGTGGAGGGAGTGCCGGAAGCAACAC
Coding sequences:
- the LOC135417529 gene encoding uncharacterized protein LOC135417529, with the protein product MVCQFSRCIWREETIAMGAGGMASSDLCNAETSAALLDLLVENGVSSAEKVPAFVRYIHRWLTANVCAERRLDRTLLALVEAHPVDVVVTLLRSAPCCDRAAVSMWRAIISLRTTAESVLTILALVLGSWPACSMRTSDGDEAEVFALAATVALWKILHLLCCTRAVRECFPNLFVHLLFQVFFSTVQMPEEVDTLWRECRKQHSLPTKPNRFAVLTLKALLHRLRCESVVVALERKCGWDTLLNADTHHYAVGLLAREMGSFCTPWCCSIVCCLLELLSEEMCPWELPAMVFLVEALVYLDVRECGESVLPVFGRATSRHFSQGARASSCGGPVAFPLRLPRQPRGLLLLPWAGALEARPRDLVTRSFGEESPGPAAGALEARPQDLVTRSFGEESPGPAAGALEAVLWGFVPWSFSLASPIPAAAALEARL